From Glycine max cultivar Williams 82 chromosome 11, Glycine_max_v4.0, whole genome shotgun sequence, the proteins below share one genomic window:
- the LOC100527882 gene encoding uncharacterized protein LOC100527882, whose translation MGNCMETYTIGEKQQQQKEEEERGSLSNEEKNGLSMKVVLTKEELKWLILELNKKGEAGGVRLEEMLEEIERGREEKVDQNERGWKPSLESILEAPELLEMDTT comes from the coding sequence ATGGGCAACTGCATGGAGACATACACTATAGGGGAGAAACAGCAGCagcaaaaagaagaagaagaaagaggatCATTATCAAATGAAGAGAAGAATGGTCTAAGCATGAAAGTTGTGCTGACAAAGGAGGAACTGAAATGGCTGATACTTGAACTGAACAAGAAAGGAGAAGCTGGAGGAGTGAGGTTGGAAGAAATGCTGGAAGAGATAGAAAGAGGCAGAGAAGAGAAGGTTGATCAGAATGAGAGGGGATGGAAGCCTTCTTTGGAGAGCATCTTGGAGGCTCCTGAATTGCTTGAGATGGACACCACATGA